The following are encoded together in the Immundisolibacter sp. genome:
- the minE gene encoding cell division topological specificity factor MinE → MRVLDFLRNGRNKGSASMAKERLQIVVAHQRREAGRPPYFASLQRDLLEVVRRYVTVDDSAVKVDVEHLGDCDILELNITLPDQPTAGARG, encoded by the coding sequence GTGAGAGTCCTCGATTTCCTGCGCAACGGGCGCAACAAGGGCAGTGCCTCGATGGCCAAGGAACGGCTGCAGATCGTGGTCGCCCACCAGCGGCGCGAAGCCGGCCGGCCGCCGTATTTCGCCAGCCTGCAGCGCGACCTGCTGGAGGTGGTGCGCCGCTATGTGACCGTCGACGACAGCGCGGTCAAGGTGGATGTGGAGCACCTGGGCGACTGCGACATCCTGGAGCTGAACATCACCCTGCCGGACCAGCCGACGGCGGGCGCGCGCGGCTGA
- a CDS encoding arylesterase has product MLLLLAGCSRAATPLPAGSILVLGDSLSAGYGLPDGAAWPARLAAALREQKLPWTLVNAAISGDTSAGGLARLPALLDSHRPVLVLIELGANDALRGQPLNATAANLRAMVDVAQAAGARVGLIGMQIPPNFGPIYTRQFRDLFHEVAREADVPLLDFLLEPVAADPAMFQEDGIHPTAAAQGPIADHVAQWLQGAFGLPDLTPAGKAP; this is encoded by the coding sequence TTGCTCCTGTTGTTGGCCGGCTGCTCGCGGGCGGCCACGCCCCTGCCGGCCGGATCGATCCTGGTGCTGGGCGACAGCCTGAGCGCCGGCTACGGACTGCCGGACGGCGCCGCCTGGCCGGCCCGGCTGGCCGCTGCGCTGCGCGAACAAAAGCTGCCGTGGACCCTGGTCAATGCCGCCATCAGTGGCGACACCAGCGCCGGCGGGCTGGCCCGGCTGCCGGCGCTGCTGGACAGCCACCGCCCGGTGCTGGTGCTGATCGAGCTGGGCGCCAACGACGCCCTGCGCGGTCAGCCGCTGAACGCCACCGCTGCCAACCTGCGCGCCATGGTCGACGTCGCGCAGGCGGCCGGCGCGCGGGTGGGCCTGATCGGCATGCAGATTCCGCCCAACTTTGGCCCCATCTACACGCGCCAGTTCCGTGATCTGTTCCACGAAGTGGCGCGCGAGGCGGATGTCCCGCTGCTGGATTTCCTGCTCGAACCGGTCGCCGCCGACCCGGCCATGTTCCAGGAAGACGGCATCCACCCCACCGCCGCGGCCCAGGGGCCGATCGCAGACCATGTTGCGCAATGGCTGCAGGGCGCCTTCGGCCTGCCGGATCTGACCCCGGCCGGCAAGGCGCCCTGA
- a CDS encoding ABC transporter ATP-binding protein, with protein MIRAQGVAKWVTSPQGRLDILQPVDLAIADGERCAIVGPSGSGKTTLLALLAGLDVPSAGRLWLADAELTALDEDARAALRREQVGFVFQNFQLLGNLTALDNVALPLELRGQRDARERARRMLEQVGLAQRARHYPPTLSGGEQQRVALARAFVGQPRVLFADEPTGSLDRASAQAVLELMFDLNRAAGTTLVVVTHDEALAARVDRRLTLDAGRLTEHD; from the coding sequence GTGATACGCGCCCAGGGAGTCGCCAAGTGGGTTACCTCGCCGCAGGGGAGGCTGGACATCTTACAGCCCGTCGATCTGGCGATTGCGGACGGTGAACGCTGCGCCATCGTCGGCCCGTCCGGCAGCGGCAAGACCACGCTGCTGGCCTTGCTGGCGGGACTGGACGTGCCCAGCGCCGGGCGCTTGTGGCTGGCCGACGCCGAACTGACGGCCCTGGACGAGGACGCCCGCGCCGCGCTGCGCCGCGAGCAGGTCGGCTTCGTGTTCCAGAACTTCCAGCTGCTGGGCAACCTCACGGCGCTCGACAACGTGGCGCTGCCGCTGGAGCTGCGCGGCCAGCGCGATGCCCGCGAGCGTGCCCGCCGGATGCTGGAGCAGGTCGGCCTGGCCCAGCGGGCGCGACACTATCCACCCACCCTGTCCGGCGGCGAGCAGCAGCGGGTGGCGCTGGCGCGGGCCTTCGTCGGCCAGCCACGGGTGCTGTTCGCCGACGAGCCGACCGGCAGCCTGGACCGTGCCAGCGCGCAAGCGGTGCTGGAACTGATGTTCGACCTGAACCGCGCCGCCGGCACCACGCTGGTGGTGGTCACGCACGACGAGGCGCTGGCCGCGCGCGTCGACCGGCGCCTGACACTCGACGCCGGGCGGCTGACCGAACATGACTGA